Within the Rosa rugosa chromosome 2, drRosRugo1.1, whole genome shotgun sequence genome, the region AGACAAGAATACTAACTGTTCGTGGAGAAACTCTGAAACCGTATCCACAATTAAGTATGCAGGAGCATGACCCTGCATCAGAGTGCCCAAGTGCTCTTTTTCAAAAACCATGAAAGATGATTTCATCTTAGCAGACAGTGATATCCGACTGTGGTTGTGGTAAAAATTTGCAGATCGAGCTCGGAACTTAGACAACTTGAGGTTCAGTTGACGCCACAAGTTGGCTGTGTTGGGAGTGGTCCTTGAGCACAACTTACACGACTTCATCAAACTTACACAAGTACATAAATCAATCCTTGTTCGTCGGTATCATATACTACTTGTTCCTTAATTTCCAACGGAACCACAATCATGCTTTGGAGAGACAAATGAACAAAATTGCTTACTGATATTTCAGAGGGGATACTCGATCGACACGTCATCTTCAGGCTTCAGACAATGAACATttcatcactctctctctctctctctctctaatttagttaattcaGCTAGGACCCAATTGTATGTCATTAGTTCCTGAAACACATTgacaaaaataataatgaagTAACCTATGAACAATGAGCCTTGCGGGTCATTGGAGAGTGTGCAGCAATCCGATCATTACTCAAATTCTCATTAGCATTGATCTGATTATCAACCCATATGGAAGCAATCAATTACTAACAAGCAGACTGTAAAGTCATCTGATTGTAAATCATCAATCAATGTTTACCCCAACTGAATCAATTTAAAGGGTATAGATCGAGAAACAATATCAAAGTAACAGTTAACAGAAGTTCCACTTCCTTACATTATTCTTGAACTTTCAGATATCATCCTGTATGTGTACCCCTAAAGTAATGGTTTCATTTCAAAACTGTTTAATGCTCATTTTATTCTGCTAATCATGTCCAGCAATCTCAAATGTTGAAGCCCTCTGCACGAAGGCACGTCTTATGAGCCTCAATCCATTTTGCACAAGCATCTTCACCATGCTGCACAATGCATTCATCTCGCAGCTTCTTTGTATCAGGGCAAGCACAGCAGATCTTCTTCTTTGGCTTAGTGTCCAAGTCGGACTTCGTGACAGCCGATCCTTGATTTGGCTGCAAGGCTGGCAGAGCCAAGGCAGAGGAAGTATTTTCAGTTGGCAGTCCACCCATTACTCAAAGTCCTCGATGAATATAAACAGTACCTACTAGAAATATTCAGAGaagcaaagaataaaaaaaaacagattttCAGCTCACAGAGAATGAAAGAGTAACATAATAATTCACCAAAGTCTTGAATTGGTTCATCTAATGATTAGCCTAGAGCCCTAGATCATGTAAAAGATGAGCCATCCACCACAAAAAGCAAACTATTTGTTTAACTAAGCAATAAGCTCAGATGTTCTAAACGGCTAAACCTCATCTCTCAGTCAGTGAAATCCATTACCATTAAAACTGAGGCATTaggaaatcaaaaaaaaaaaattcagaaacaaCCATCATAACAAAAGTTCAACTGATTTCAATGCCAGGGGTCAATTGCCAAGCATTTTTCCGCTTCGAAAAGAAACCTCCTGCATATTATAACTAGTCCTATAACGGTCTGGCGCCTATCTTCCCTAGCAATTTCTAGATTCAAAATGTAATCCTGTTTTCCTCTCACTATCTGAATTTGCCACTTCTcctgtttctttctctttttcggCTAATGAAATGGATACTTCTCCAAACATGCAATAATCAGCAGCAACCCAAAGAACAGAAAACCCAGATGAGGAAACAAACTCTATCACAGTAGTTTATGATCTAAATCAAGATTCATTCTGGCCAGCATCCATTGGGGCTTTTCATCAAACACATGGTGGGCGTTTAGTAATACTCCCCAACAGACCATCCATACATAAAAACCAGCGTAAACCAAATATATAAATGCAAACTCAAAACCCAAAAGTAAAGTAAAGCCCTTTAATCAAAACTAGAGAACCGCCATAACCACAAGATTGTGGACATAATCTACCATGCTCTTGAGACAAAAATTAATCGAAGTAATATCAATATACACAAAAcaacaaggaggaggagaagaagaagaagaagacagaacTTACCGCTGACAATAAGAAAGGGAAGATCAAACTGAAAGCTTGAAATAACGTTGAGGTAGAGAggtggggaagaagaagaagaagaagaaggttcaAAGGTGTGTTTTTCGGGAAGCGTAAAGTGGCCGATAAAATTCTCGAGGCTAAAACTGGGCCGCGTTCGAGTCTTAACTCTTAAGTGTCAAAGATCTGCGTCAACGATGACCCCGGCGTGTGGACATTTGGTAAGTGTGGTGTGCTGTGGGCTTATGGGCCTCCGACTTGTTTCCCTCTAGTCGAAGCCACCACCCCACTCCTACAAATTTTCATAACGAACCATCAATTTGCAAAGACAAAAATAGGTGTGGGTTTTGATTCAATGCTCAAATTTTATCTAAAACATTTCTCATTTACCtctttagagcaactccaactgtttatctataatttctgtattatagagAAGTAAAAGTTAAAGTTTTAGTCTTTTTTTCAtatccaactccaacagattccctaatttacagcaatctctaaaatctccataattcttctttaaaattttagagattgctgtaaatttagggaatttggttttctttttcctcactatccctaaaatggggATAGTTATATAGAATCTGTTGGAACAAAAGATGCtcatttttctctaaaatagagaaaaattaaaatatggagaagctgttggagttgctctacaAATTAAAATTATCTCTCACTCCATTTAAGGGTgaaaaatcaaattaaagcTCGActtaattattaaatgacaacctgccacacacactctctctctccccccttagagcaagtccaccggttccTCTTTGACCGGGCAAAGCATGGATTTGGTGAGGTGGTGACCGGCCAACCCCAAAATCTCTCTTCCACCAACACAAGCTTGACCGGGCAAAGGATGAACTTTCTTGACCGAAGTCAAGAAAAAAGGCAAGAGGATGACATTTTCCTTGACCCAGCCAAGGCCTGTGCCAGCTCGGCCCACACCCAAACGTGGGTGACGTCtgcggagagagaagagaaacagACGCGCTGATGAAGCTAACCCAGAAACCCAATCAGTCAACAATCGATCGAATTCAAAAACTAAACTTAGCAAGACGTAGAGCACGTCGAGAGAATCAACTTCCGTACCTCATGCAGCCCCAAAGATTGTCGGAGATTGCAAGAACTTCGCCGGAAAACCCGTAGCTTCTCGTCGTCGATTCTTTGTTCACCGTCGATGCATGTACAATCCGAGAACGCAGGGACGTAGGCGACGGCGAGACGAAGCTGTTTCCGGTGGTTCGCCGCGGAGAGGTGATCGGACGGAGGAGTTCTGTCCTGGTCGTGGCTTCGGGTTGTCGAGGAGCAGAAACGGGTCGAGAGCTCTGATCGTCTCTGGAATGATCTGGGACGGTGATTCGATCTAAGGGCTATTTATAGCCTGAGTTTCATTTCAGACGAACGGTGCTGATCAAGCGGTGGACTTTTCAACGGTCCAGATTACGCAAGAGCATttctttttatatttaaaataaatttccataattcctaaacttctgaaattcaaaataaatagttCCGGTGTCTGAAAAATTCCCCTAAAATTCTCACAGACTCGTAAcgtcgcgtactttattataGACTCCAAACAAACTTTGGAGATTCCACCTTGTGAAAAATCCCAATACTTATTTCCGAAGACCCTAATAATTACCGAGATCGTCAAATTGTTCCAAACGATCTCACCTTATctcgataaatttttccggggctcacaggtGGCTTCACttatttcaagataaattgTCGTTAACTGTAGGTGGCTCATAATTTGTCCACcaaaaatattagaaaaatagtaaattgcataattatccataaatctccattattatcatctatttacatcaaatatattttaattttaaaataaatcaagaaaaattcaatgaacaGTGAAAATGAACAGTTAAAACACTCAATGAAGAGTGAAAATAAACAGTTAAGAAtcgatgaacagtgaaaaatgaacagtcttgactggtcaagaaaaaaaacgggtggaaacccatgtccaatggcagtgaacagttactTGACCGGTCGACGccttgacttttcgaccttgacatttcttgattatgggtgaacttgctcttagccTCATTCTCGGGTTCCAGATCTCTCTCATCAATCGatgcatctctctctcttttctccttctttgttCACAATGACGTTCTCAATCGTCTGGTCCTTCATCTTCATCCTCGTCATTGTCGTCTCTATCCTACACAAAAGTCAACAAACAAGGCAAATTAGGTGGAGTCGGTCTGCAAAAGGgctttagttggtttgtttCAATCTTTGCTTTAGGTATGCTAAGGCACATGAGCGCCACATTGAACATCTTACAAGACTGTGATGAATAACAATTGAACTTCGACAGTGATGGATTTTTAGTTTTCAAGTTTCAACGTGTTTTAATTTCTATttcatttctattttctttgttcccTTATAATCATATTCGATCTTTTGGATTAATGGAGTAGGTATCAAGGATAAAGTAAGATGCCAACTGGGGTAGAAATCTAGCAGCAATGGTTGTTCTTCACTTTGGTAATCCATATTCACTGTGGATGATTGGTCCTATGCACAACTAGGTCATTATAAAAGCTGGGCTATGTAATATGATATTCATTGTTGCAACAAAAGCAAAACTTTATGTTATTACTGAAACCATTCTAGTTCATGCTTTGTCAAGAAAGTGTGGAAAACGTCTTGCCTCGTATACACTTGCCTATCAAAAACCTGGTCATTTTTCACTTATTATTGACCATCAATAACACTTATATTGAGGggtaataaaagttttatttgaGGACAATAATAGCTTTTATTGGAGGTCAATAAACCTCCTAAAACCCTTATCAGATTTTCGACGACCTCCTTGTGGATCTCTGGCGACCTCTCTAGTGACCTCAGGCGACCTCTCTAGTGACCTCAAACCCTTATCAGATTtgaggaaagtaatcgtacattgaataggaatctagatccttctaatttaaccctattaccactaggtcaagtaacctagagtttgggccaaacacagaaaaaacatttccttaaacactcccccttgtgttgcccaaacgcggtgcttctctcgttgcctcgttaaaaaccttgccgagtaacaaaaacccagtgggacaaaaataacctcggtcgaaggggaaaaagagcacaacacacccttcacgtttcgagaccatacatgtagacatctccccctgatgtctgcatctccccctgatgactacggtcatgggagttcggataacttccgtaaacgatgctaccaacatgtttctcgaaagtggaatttaggcaatgactccgtgagcaagtctgccacactgtcctcagatcgaacctagttcattttgatcttgaggagagtctgtcgttgctgattaagcttggtgttgtcactttgatgtagccttgcttcatttgttcaaaacaagctgcattatcctaaatgctcgtaggctcatctatggtagacttctcAAGTCCGAAAGAtaccttttacaccaatccaatgacatcgcgttggcgcacagctataccttagctaacaagttcacaacatatgagatgtccggtcttgtgcattgggataagtacaataatgcaccaattgtactaagtaaggcacttctgcctctagcacatcttcgtcatcatcctttcgacgaagaggatccttttcaggatcaagactacggacgatcatggggtgcttgaaggtttgaccctgtcaaaatgcctaagcatctatcaacacgatgctcaagttccaaactgagacataatcatgttctcccaaaatccttcatctcaaactcggatttctagtgttcagcggtttcccttaactctttaagggtttctaatgaagatcatgtccaacatgaaccgcgacagaatccgaaacttgttatggaaacgcatgggcatatcccttcccaatcaagtagtcatcttagtgagcgtttcaacctctttgtaaaatgcgctccgtggtctagagccacttgacttgggtaaataaagttcaccatgaaccttcatgtacattccgtatctagatccccatagagatacgtagtgaccacatttgtaagctgcatgatcagttatttagaaactaccaaactgacaaggtagtggagtgtagtgacatccattacgagagagtatgtctcatcgtagtcgattccagggcgttttgtgagaagccttgcgccataaggcgagattgccatctctttttctcatcacgctttctaacgaagacccattagtcaataggttttatgtcaggaggtgttggcattactggcttagaaaaccttcctctttgttagagaatccatcttaacctggatcacatctttctatttaggccaaatctctctacgttggcattcattcatcaacggagcgtggttcgatgtcatcagactcaacaaactcatgcgcaacgaaatgcgcgactacatcatcaattatgatggagtttctatcccacatctcatgtacactagtgtaagtttcatatagctctatattctcaggaataggttctaacgttgaggcgtcccccaactataaccataacccggaagatactcatgagacggattttgagtgtcgatgatcaaaggattgtaatatgccaaagtatcattcgaaacccatgggcctcccatgcatcctagctggggccatggcctgtaacgccagagtgccactctctatggcgttggcgccatgcctacctctatgtagggtggcgctacgtcctctcgtagggacttccatccttgcaggtatgtttgcagcatatttgtgtgatctcgtcactttaacagggatcgagataagacatagtggggacagactacgacaattcatgtcgttcctattgaccattcgtgttcttatctccccctaacgacgggaagactatctcatcaaagtgacatccgcaaatctagcggtaaggagatcgcctagcaagggcattaagtggcggacgattgttggagtctcaaatccatcTGAGTTgtccattcgtctgtaaggacccatcatagagcgctgtggcggcgtaattggcacataaaggcacactcaaatatgcgtaagtatgatacttgtacccagtcactagctgtaacgcagaggtaggttgagtggcggtgggtcgtagacgaattaacatagctgcatgtgatattacatcaccccaagcggatatgaggagattggtgcgcattaccaatgttcggATTAcgatcgtagtcgtttccgcgagaccgtttgggtgtgttcatgggaatatgatgtccaacatcagtcccaatacaataacttcgatgtaaactctctagcatcgtcaagtccaattgacggaattaggatgatccggggagtgagcccgttgtcatatgatatttgctaggagtgtagcataagcagcatttacaagtggacaatggcataacacgtgaccagcgtgtttgcgtgtcaaccaacatcgtgagatatttaaacgtccgcaagttggttgaatcagtccagagaatccctacggattctatgtaagaacataatgagtattttcatatcctttgcataggacggtctcactcctaatttccctaaggaacaggctttgtaaaacgagcgagaggcttaagaagcaaccaatgggaattttggttaggcctgagcgtctgaaacgctatttgaagcaaagtgtgtgactacatctcccaacatggcgttggagccatgggaattagtatgtatggcgtcatggccattgggaggaacaaccatggcgtcatgctcatggttggcgccattgatggcgtcatcacatgggacttgggcagccctatggcgccccaagacggctgcagcgccagatgctgcaattgttgcgatcttgctaagtccaggaatcaattttcgattcttgcttcttctcattctgaagaatggatgtcggtgtgaagtctttagtatacggagcatcatatcacgaccaggatgacctatcctgtcatgacaaagccaatatttgtctaaatccaagagatcttctctcataacttcattggatttaatagctcgaatagtgacatagagtccactagagagacacataaacttctctaagatgtgtctttattcgcaatcattagaggtattacaaaggaactcattacctttctctacatgcattttcgcatggaatccgttagctatccataggtgcgagttgccctaggagcgtagagagtttctgtgacattaatcaaggtgccatttggcaagtggaacttgggctattctatgtctttgaattaatactgatggcccagccatcgtagtcacgaagtcatatgctcagaatcaaaatggagtcataatgaaaagacttgaaattttattcataagccaacagagtacatcattgtctcttaaccattaggagaatctaatccaaatgttagctaatgcaaaacaatggtagtcgtctaacatctttcggtaattccaaaataaatgtgaccaggtgagtagagagatgtcggtggagcaaggctcgcttaagtaccactaatctcataaccttcctagacatcacacttactttgggtgagcctactttgaagaaagactaaaccattggcatttactacaaagatatggcaattgcctattacatctcttagaaaaataaagacttaaacagaattggcgatctgttgatcccagccagatttgtagtcttcaacccttcactctagatcatcttcttgatcttcttgttccacatagtgagcttctcttgcttcacaatatgctttgtaggcggtgacaagttcttcacgagctctacaaatgtgtgcccaatgatcagacactccacatcgagaacatacatctctttgctcgaactccattgattgaggtgctttgaaagcgtcatttagatggctcttagtgttggtggcgccaccaacatggccagaggcgttatctccctctctctttccacgttgacctcttcggttccgtgttcgcctatattggcgattaccttcccaagtagagcgattatatggaccagaacgtccagaagtatccctaaggtcagggtttcgctcttggcgccttctcgtaggggcgcgactataattggattccggaatatgctctatttccacggatctagaattatagttcttcacaaggatattgtcatgcttttcagcgacatttatagctctaatgagctcatgaaaccttgtgatccgtcctgcagcaacatcgattcgatagttcctagcaaccatcaatgcagagacggggaaggtagagacagttttctcaatcaacatcgcatctgtgatctctttaccacagaattccattaaggatttaatgcgaagtgcttccgagttatagtcaagaactaacttgaaatcacataagcggaggctatgccatctcacttctaggtcaggaagcagggagtcacgggcgttgtcaaatctttcttcgagtgagacccacagccttctggggtcttcttcattcatacactcgtactggagcgaatcatccatatgacgagtcattaggatgatggctttcgccttatttgcctctaaggctgctctatttgcttccaaagcttgagcttgctcaacagttaacacgtcctggctaggctcgagaataatatccaggattccatcagccttgagatgctggcggacatcacgaacccacctgtgatatccagagccagttgttcccaattgagcaaagtccaatttgttcaggttactcatcctgaaagagaacaagaaattagggttagtttcagagcgaaataggctaccacgaaaacatataaaatttctgagcgtaatcgcttccaagaaattaaattccaagaggtattggattagatcgaaacaatgacgtaaatggtcgatcataaattctctacaaactctaagtttggagatctcaacaagctctaagcttggagcgagcacgaacccccacagttcggcttaatttggtctcccctatgatgaagaaaggggggtagaagaagggaggttgcaagtccctgaaaaagaagagaaattgaatttaaaaactctaaaaaaaacgggaacgtttagtaaaaaatacctcgaaaagtcaccggaaagtaGCTTGAAaaaggttgaccggcgttgactggcaatgctgacgtggcaccggttgctgacgtggcagtgtgggtccggttgctgacgtggTGATGGGGTCCGGctgatgacgtggcagtgggtccagATGCTGACGCGGAGGCTGCTGACTTGGCAGGCTGATGTAAGTGGGCTGGgctgcttctttcttcttcttttctttttcttttcttttctgccaGTTTTTCTGCCGAACGATCAGGCGGCTGGTTCGGATGTTtcccggccggttccggtgatgGTTTTTCCGGTTCCCGGAATCTGGGGACGAGGTTCAGCTACTGACAAAATATGGCAGTGGAAGGTGGACGGGAAGATGGCAAACCAGGCAAGAGATCTTCGGATTCTTCTTGGGAGGCCGGTTTGGtcacttccggtggccggttcaggtcgattccggccggttctgggggcagcgccgccggttctgggcttctggaaTCGAGTTCTttaaggtgtgaggtggaggcagaaaaggcttcaaggttgttagcttcttgaatcagggtttggctatttgtttcagggttagggcttcgtgttgataacgtgttgtagagaaactgaaattgagaggaatttgctgtgtattctcattgataataggggcctctttatatagaggattacaatgcatagaatctcaatcatacaaggaaagtaatcgtacattgaataggaatctagatccttctaatttaaccctattaccactaggtcaagtaacctagagttcgggccaaacacagaaaagagatttccttaaacacaaaaaacaataaaaaaagagCTTAATTGGGTTAGGGAACAAAATCAATTATGGATAATGGGGAAATTCATAAGTTTGGTGGGTTAAGGTGGACTAATTCCCTAAAATTAGGGGATTTGgacatttcacttttttttttatatacaaaggctacttaatttctcattggataacattaatcttcatcttccacCCAAAACTAATTaagttctttttctttgtctttttgttCCCTCCTCATTGTTTATTGGTTATTTAATTCACAAAACCGTTAGTgctaacttcatcaaaatctttgcaatactcTATGTGAACTCTATGTGAACttataggagcataaaatgcgacattTATATTGTTTAGCCCTTTAcgttttacttaattattttctttaatatatggtttttaacttagttttatttttaggtgagtattggagcaaaagagaaaataaaggagaAAAAATGTGCTTTGTGGATGCATAAAAGAAGTGGACGGCCCAAGGACCACGTCTTAGACACATGACACCTAATAGGAGTTTTTTCTAGAAGACAATGGAAACTTATTTGTAGAAGGAAAGCTCAAGAATCTCAAGAAGCTTTAAGAatgttttaagttttaacaaAGGAAATCTAgttcaagaagaaaacaagaagCCAAAAGGAGAAGAATTAAAAGTCAAATCCTGAATGAAGTAGGAGACTTTCATTTGGCCGAGTTCTTGGACATTCTATAAGGCATATAGGCAGCCAATCAAAGGGAAAATCTTCCTTGGTTCGAATTGAGATAGaggacgaagtggtgttagctcagtggttagagcacccactacctaatgacgaagtcatgggttcgagtcaccatgggggtaggagtgaaatcctttgatcctttttcataaaaataagaagaagaaaaaattgagaTAGAGATGTGATGACATGGAATTATTTCATTGGTTGAACACTCGTGGACCAATCAAAATATTCTAGGGCAAACCTACATCAACTAAGAGAAGTAAATTGCAAGCAGACTTGGAGAAGAAATTAAGGGTGGACGTCCCCTACATATAGAGGTCTCAATCAACAATTTCTACACACCACCTTTCATAGCTTTCTCATACAAACCTCTCCCTTGTTCACGAAGTTGCGATTTCACATCCAAGAAGGTTCTACCATTCGCCCATCATCTATCAATGCCATTATCCATTGCCGAGCACATCATCTTTGGGTATTCATGCGTCCAAGATCACCAAAAAAGTGTATTCGTGACTGTCATCTTAATGCGCATTTGATAGGATAGAGTTCTATACCCTGATTGCGCatttgataggcttagctatgATGCGCTCACGTACTCAAAGTAATTaaggaaaataaaatagaggACATTTTGCATaaatttgtttcttgattgatttcttacACATAACATATGTACTTAGTAATCGGAATTAGGATGCATAACTTGTTTTGATTGTAATTGGTGGTGGATCTCTGAGCTTCTAACATTTTTATCATTCATTTAAAAATCCTGAATCATTTTCTTCCTTTTAATTT harbors:
- the LOC133732030 gene encoding cytochrome c oxidase copper chaperone 1; the encoded protein is MGGLPTENTSSALALPALQPNQGSAVTKSDLDTKPKKKICCACPDTKKLRDECIVQHGEDACAKWIEAHKTCLRAEGFNI